The following proteins are encoded in a genomic region of bacterium:
- the lysA gene encoding diaminopimelate decarboxylase, with translation MLLGTQKINDKGHLEVGGCDTVDLVKHFGTPLYVMDEAAMREQCRAYRTAFESRYPQVEVCYAGKALLTTAICRIIDLEGMSLDVASPGEMYTALRADFPRERMYFHGNNKSAKDLEFAIEAGVGHIVADNLLEIGMIEDLARKFDQKVNILIRVTPGVDPHTHRFIRTGQSDTKFGLNIKSGDAMAGVKKALDASFIKLRGYHCHVGSQLLDFEPMVQGAQALVDFAADVQKETNFTPEVLNIGGGLGVRYLESHKTPSINDFAEAATNALKDAIKKQKLPTPLLLLEPGRSIVGEAGLTLYTVGSIKTVAISEKPGSRMYVAVDGGLSDNPRPTLYDAVYTVISANKANAPADTVVTIAGKHCETDILVRDTAIAKPETGDVLAVLTTGAYNYAMSSNYNRFIRPAMVLVNEGKADLIVEREILDDLVRHDRLPDRLQSLTKADNA, from the coding sequence GTGTTATTGGGTACTCAAAAAATTAATGATAAGGGACATTTAGAAGTTGGCGGATGCGATACTGTTGATTTAGTAAAGCATTTCGGCACACCTTTGTATGTTATGGATGAGGCGGCGATGCGGGAGCAGTGCCGCGCATATCGAACGGCGTTTGAAAGTCGATATCCTCAGGTTGAAGTTTGTTATGCCGGCAAAGCTTTGTTGACAACCGCTATCTGCCGAATCATCGATCTTGAAGGTATGAGCCTTGATGTTGCCTCACCGGGTGAGATGTATACGGCCTTGCGCGCCGATTTCCCTCGGGAACGAATGTATTTTCATGGCAATAACAAGTCGGCCAAAGATTTGGAATTCGCTATCGAAGCCGGTGTTGGACATATCGTCGCTGACAACTTGCTCGAAATCGGGATGATTGAAGATTTGGCCAGGAAATTTGACCAAAAGGTCAATATCTTGATCCGTGTCACCCCTGGAGTTGATCCTCATACCCATCGCTTTATTCGCACAGGGCAGTCTGATACTAAGTTTGGGCTAAATATCAAGAGCGGCGATGCTATGGCGGGAGTGAAGAAGGCGCTTGATGCTTCTTTTATTAAACTCCGCGGATATCATTGCCATGTTGGTTCTCAGCTTCTTGATTTCGAACCGATGGTTCAGGGTGCGCAGGCGTTGGTTGATTTTGCTGCGGATGTGCAGAAAGAGACTAATTTTACACCGGAAGTATTGAATATCGGTGGAGGGCTTGGCGTTCGATATCTGGAATCGCACAAGACGCCATCAATTAATGACTTTGCAGAAGCAGCTACAAACGCTTTGAAGGATGCCATTAAGAAACAGAAGCTGCCAACTCCGCTTCTCTTGCTCGAACCGGGGCGTTCTATTGTTGGTGAAGCTGGCTTAACGCTCTATACTGTTGGTAGTATCAAGACGGTTGCTATAAGCGAAAAACCGGGAAGCCGTATGTATGTAGCGGTAGATGGTGGTCTTTCGGATAACCCACGCCCGACCCTTTACGATGCGGTTTATACCGTTATTTCAGCTAACAAAGCGAATGCCCCTGCCGATACAGTTGTAACGATTGCCGGAAAGCATTGTGAGACCGACATCCTGGTGCGCGATACGGCGATTGCCAAGCCTGAAACCGGAGATGTTTTGGCTGTACTAACGACCGGCGCGTATAACTATGCGATGAGCAGCAATTACAACCGCTTTATTCGACCGGCGATGGTGCTGGTGAATGAGGGAAAAGCTGATTTGATTGTCGAACGCGAAATTTTGGATGATCTCGTTCGGCATGACCGGCTGCCGGATCGGCTTCAGAGCCTGACCAAAGCCGACAACGCATAG
- a CDS encoding sugar phosphate isomerase/epimerase family protein, giving the protein MVLKSINYWSFPGGLEGTLDIGEFMSKAKGYGFDAVELSIGETGALGLDADQAYCENILKQAEQIGIKVASLCSGIYWSYSLASDSTADRDKASAALEKMIRIASWLKVRTLLTIPGAVSVFFMPDRPVISYDVIKQRATEGIYKMLPVANDCGVVMAIENVWNKFLLSPIEMSDFIDSFNNPSVGAYVDVANMIPYGYPEQWLRILGKRVAGIHFKDFRVDVGNINGFVDLLEGDVNWPEVMKAINEIGYNGAVVAEMIPQYRHYPEVRIANTSNAMNAILGR; this is encoded by the coding sequence ATGGTCTTAAAATCTATTAACTATTGGTCATTCCCCGGTGGATTAGAAGGTACGCTCGATATTGGCGAGTTTATGAGCAAGGCGAAGGGGTATGGGTTTGATGCGGTTGAGCTTAGCATCGGTGAAACCGGCGCGTTGGGATTGGATGCCGATCAAGCCTATTGTGAAAATATCCTTAAGCAAGCCGAGCAGATAGGCATCAAAGTTGCGAGCTTGTGCTCCGGAATCTACTGGAGTTATTCACTGGCAAGTGACTCGACAGCAGATCGCGACAAAGCCAGTGCAGCCCTTGAAAAGATGATCCGTATCGCTTCGTGGTTGAAAGTGCGCACTCTGCTCACAATCCCCGGCGCGGTAAGCGTTTTCTTTATGCCCGATAGGCCGGTTATCTCCTACGATGTGATAAAGCAGCGCGCTACAGAAGGCATCTATAAGATGTTGCCGGTTGCAAATGATTGCGGCGTTGTGATGGCTATCGAGAACGTTTGGAACAAGTTCCTTTTAAGCCCCATCGAGATGTCGGATTTCATTGATAGCTTCAATAATCCTTCCGTCGGCGCTTATGTGGATGTCGCCAACATGATCCCCTACGGCTATCCAGAACAGTGGCTGCGAATTCTCGGCAAGCGTGTTGCAGGTATTCACTTTAAAGATTTCAGGGTGGATGTGGGCAATATAAATGGCTTTGTCGACCTTCTAGAAGGTGATGTGAATTGGCCTGAAGTAATGAAAGCGATAAACGAAATCGGCTACAACGGCGCGGTTGTGGCGGAAATGATCCCTCAATACAGACACTATCCCGAAGTCCGTATCGCCAACACCTCAAATGCCATGAACGCGATTTTAGGTAGGTAA
- a CDS encoding site-2 protease family protein has product MEAGHFMDIFFSIIAFVIVVVSLVVRDLVRGKAAQVMGDSTPYAWGRMTWNPKPHFEPLAWIVMVVSCLRGLPIGWTQEMPSSPFGKRRSAAFELLLVVWGFLPHLFIALVCAMIIRAVLPVFDRPFQFPSSTGGQNNGPYDLNSFVLLILNVNLLLAFFNLLPLYPLDGLRILKFFMPETSYRKYYDFVRAYAPHIFLIGLVLLPFIDNRLDFFGRIIAYPTFWLARLLLG; this is encoded by the coding sequence ATCGAAGCGGGTCACTTTATGGACATTTTCTTTTCTATCATAGCGTTCGTCATCGTAGTGGTGAGCTTAGTGGTCCGCGATCTGGTGCGGGGAAAAGCTGCGCAGGTGATGGGAGATTCCACACCTTACGCATGGGGACGAATGACGTGGAATCCCAAACCTCACTTCGAGCCTTTGGCATGGATAGTGATGGTAGTAAGTTGCTTGCGTGGTTTGCCGATCGGCTGGACACAAGAGATGCCGAGCAGTCCGTTTGGTAAACGACGTTCCGCCGCTTTTGAACTACTTTTGGTCGTTTGGGGTTTTCTGCCGCATCTATTCATAGCCCTTGTTTGCGCGATGATCATTCGTGCTGTCTTGCCTGTTTTCGATAGGCCTTTTCAATTCCCTTCATCTACGGGCGGGCAGAACAACGGACCATACGACCTGAATAGCTTTGTCCTTTTGATATTGAACGTGAACTTGTTGTTGGCGTTCTTTAACTTGCTGCCGCTTTATCCTCTCGATGGCCTGCGCATCTTAAAATTCTTCATGCCCGAGACCAGTTATCGAAAATACTACGATTTCGTTCGCGCTTACGCCCCCCATATCTTCCTAATCGGTTTGGTTTTACTTCCCTTCATCGATAACCGTTTAGACTTCTTCGGGCGCATTATCGCTTATCCAACTTTTTGGCTAGCCCGTTTGTTATTAGGCTAA